From Paenibacillus sp. PK3_47, the proteins below share one genomic window:
- a CDS encoding YnfA family protein, whose translation MTMAILLFIVAGLAEIGGGYLVWLWLRESRPLWYGLIGSLILISYGIIPTLQKFPSFGRVYAAYGGVFIVLAVLWGWLVDKKTPDLYDWIGAGICIIGVSVILWAPRH comes from the coding sequence ATGACAATGGCAATTCTGCTGTTTATCGTGGCCGGTCTCGCCGAGATCGGCGGCGGATATCTGGTCTGGCTCTGGCTGCGGGAATCGCGGCCGCTCTGGTACGGCCTGATCGGGTCGCTGATCCTGATTTCGTATGGCATCATTCCTACTCTGCAAAAGTTTCCTTCCTTCGGCCGGGTATACGCTGCCTATGGCGGTGTGTTCATCGTGCTGGCTGTACTGTGGGGCTGGCTGGTGGACAAAAAAACACCGGATCTGTATGACTGGATCGGGGCAGGCATCTGTATCATCGGCGTGTCGGTCATTCTATGGGCACCCAGGCACTAG
- a CDS encoding methyl-accepting chemotaxis protein — protein MNTINSYVLPQIDKLLGVASEDVYKGLNSTHAQQALNKGAQATTNVQFYLQEKVKQHGVETIFLANLKEGKATVITADKASTLQADENIAVTPAMEQASKGKTGLSEIYSDSHGIHKTAYKGVPGSTMVIGVSSDVAFVDEKINSVIWTSVWITLLALILGVTAAYFMSKRITRPLSRLAAYSNKMAGGDFTQELVIKGNDEVSQLSESFRSMSHKLKDMIGQVLDTSSNVVQDANDMKTRLEVLNDMAARSAVSVNEISKGSTTIASVTMENSRAMDEINIGIQHIASAAGEVTEQISEASAEAIGGNEIAQTAVQQMRQVEQASVKSLEQFRLMNERSQMIGGVVQGITEITKQIQMLSLNASIEAARAGEHGRGFAVVAGEVRKLSEQSKESNEQIREFLLSLQEDMNHSVAEMNLVNQEVASGVGKVAEAGNAFNQLLILIQSINQSVQSVSAATQQISAGTEEVSASVEETSQITAMSRASADTLAGNSSRQQEELEGHAVTAQHLHEQAVKLQEAVRQFKI, from the coding sequence ATGAATACGATCAACAGCTATGTACTTCCGCAAATCGACAAGCTGCTGGGCGTTGCATCCGAGGATGTATACAAAGGCCTGAATTCCACCCACGCCCAGCAGGCGCTCAATAAAGGTGCACAGGCGACAACAAACGTACAGTTTTATTTACAGGAAAAAGTAAAGCAGCATGGGGTCGAGACCATTTTTCTCGCTAATCTGAAGGAAGGAAAAGCCACGGTTATCACCGCGGACAAAGCTTCAACACTGCAGGCGGATGAGAACATTGCAGTAACACCGGCTATGGAGCAGGCCTCCAAAGGTAAAACGGGTCTTAGTGAAATCTATAGTGACAGTCACGGTATACATAAAACAGCGTATAAAGGCGTTCCCGGAAGCACGATGGTGATCGGTGTCAGCTCGGATGTAGCCTTCGTAGATGAAAAAATCAACAGTGTGATCTGGACCAGTGTATGGATTACCCTGCTGGCTCTTATCCTAGGGGTTACTGCTGCATACTTCATGAGCAAAAGAATCACCCGCCCGCTCTCCCGGCTCGCAGCCTACAGCAACAAAATGGCCGGCGGCGACTTCACCCAGGAGCTTGTGATTAAGGGCAATGATGAAGTCAGCCAGCTGTCCGAAAGCTTCAGAAGCATGAGCCATAAGCTCAAGGACATGATCGGCCAGGTCCTGGATACTTCCAGCAATGTAGTACAGGACGCCAACGATATGAAGACACGCTTGGAAGTGCTTAATGACATGGCCGCCCGCTCTGCCGTGTCCGTTAACGAAATCAGCAAAGGCAGCACAACCATTGCCAGCGTCACGATGGAGAACTCCAGAGCCATGGATGAGATTAATATCGGCATCCAGCACATCGCCTCCGCGGCCGGTGAAGTCACCGAACAGATCAGTGAAGCCTCTGCGGAAGCTATAGGCGGCAATGAGATTGCCCAGACTGCTGTACAGCAGATGCGCCAGGTTGAACAGGCGTCGGTGAAGTCGCTGGAGCAGTTCCGGCTGATGAATGAACGCTCGCAGATGATCGGCGGGGTGGTTCAGGGAATCACCGAAATTACGAAGCAAATTCAAATGCTCTCGCTGAATGCGTCCATAGAAGCTGCACGTGCCGGGGAACACGGCCGCGGGTTTGCCGTGGTGGCCGGAGAAGTCCGCAAGCTGTCCGAGCAGTCCAAGGAATCCAACGAACAGATCCGTGAATTCCTGCTGAGCCTGCAGGAGGATATGAACCACTCCGTAGCCGAGATGAATCTTGTTAACCAGGAGGTTGCCTCTGGCGTAGGCAAGGTTGCCGAAGCCGGCAATGCCTTCAATCAGCTGCTGATTCTGATTCAGAGCATTAACCAGAGTGTCCAGTCCGTATCCGCTGCCACCCAGCAAATTTCGGCCGGAACGGAGGAAGTCAGCGCCTCGGTGGAAGAGACCTCGCAGATTACGGCGATGTCCCGGGCCAGTGCTGATACGCTTGCCGGGAACTCTTCACGCCAGCAGGAAGAGCTTGAAGGCCATGCTGTGACGGCCCAGCACCTTCATGAGCAGGCGGTCAAGCTGCAGGAAGCAGTGCGACAGTTCAAAATTTAA
- a CDS encoding queuosine precursor transporter, whose amino-acid sequence MFNLLWSILFVIVNFAFFLLCFRLFGKKGLYAWVGIATVIANIQVAKTIAMPFDIVMTLGNTMYVTLYLTSDLLNEKYGRREARNAVWFGFFTLLMTTVLMQMVLVFKPEGDPVFQTSLETIFGLMPRLALGSLAAYFVSQFLDVHLYAWIRKFYGSSRQLWIRSNGSTMISSFVDTLIFCTIAFAGRFEFEIWVEILLTTYVAKFLLTGAGTPVLYLARSFKFAEDEQPVRKD is encoded by the coding sequence ATGTTTAATTTGTTGTGGAGTATTTTGTTCGTTATTGTGAACTTTGCTTTTTTTCTGCTCTGTTTCCGTCTGTTCGGTAAAAAGGGCTTGTACGCCTGGGTCGGCATCGCCACGGTGATCGCCAACATCCAGGTGGCCAAAACGATTGCCATGCCGTTCGATATTGTGATGACGCTGGGCAATACGATGTATGTCACTTTGTATCTGACCAGTGATTTGCTGAATGAGAAATACGGCCGGAGGGAAGCGAGAAATGCGGTATGGTTCGGGTTCTTCACTTTGCTGATGACAACCGTGCTGATGCAGATGGTGCTCGTATTCAAGCCGGAGGGAGACCCAGTCTTCCAGACTTCTCTGGAAACGATCTTTGGTCTGATGCCGCGTCTTGCGCTGGGCAGTCTTGCCGCTTATTTTGTCAGCCAGTTCCTTGATGTCCATCTCTATGCCTGGATCCGCAAGTTCTACGGCTCATCGCGCCAATTGTGGATTCGTTCGAACGGAAGTACGATGATCAGTTCTTTTGTAGATACGCTGATTTTTTGTACGATTGCTTTTGCCGGCAGATTCGAGTTCGAGATTTGGGTAGAAATACTGCTGACTACGTATGTCGCAAAATTCCTGCTGACAGGCGCAGGTACGCCGGTTCTGTATCTTGCCCGTTCCTTCAAGTTCGCCGAAGATGAGCAGCCGGTCCGCAAGGATTGA
- a CDS encoding Xaa-Pro peptidase family protein produces MNHALNSLEQQMSGAGLQALLVTDPKHVYYLTGFASNPHERFLGLLLIRGEEPVLIVPALDAEAAHAASKVTTILTHSDTDNPYELLKSRFGGTRPDKVGIEKEHFTVSRFERLSEAVNAASFSDIGPMLRSMRAIKTPEEVSRMKHAAELVEEVLRQGLKHVKAGVTEIELVAELEYLMKKVGASGPSFDTMVLSGPNTALPHGVPGSRVIQPGDFLMFDLGVYAAGYASDITRTFAVEEADSKLTEIYNTVLAANAAGLAASRAGATFGSVDRAAREVIEAAGYGEYFMHRVGHGLGMDTHEYPSLHGLNEDIIENGNVFTVEPGIYVPNLAGVRIEDDVLVTPEGPQTLTSFPKELTILHL; encoded by the coding sequence ATGAATCATGCTCTGAACAGCCTGGAGCAGCAAATGTCCGGCGCCGGACTCCAGGCGCTGCTCGTCACCGATCCCAAGCATGTCTACTATCTGACCGGCTTTGCCAGCAATCCGCATGAGCGGTTTCTCGGCCTGCTGCTGATCCGCGGGGAGGAGCCCGTTCTGATCGTTCCGGCACTGGATGCCGAAGCCGCGCATGCCGCATCTAAGGTCACAACCATTCTGACGCATAGCGATACGGATAATCCGTACGAGCTGCTGAAGTCCCGGTTTGGCGGGACACGCCCGGATAAAGTCGGCATTGAAAAGGAGCACTTCACTGTAAGCCGCTTCGAGAGGCTCTCCGAAGCTGTGAATGCCGCAAGCTTCAGCGACATCGGCCCTATGCTGCGGTCCATGCGCGCCATCAAGACACCGGAGGAAGTCAGCCGGATGAAGCATGCGGCCGAGCTGGTGGAGGAGGTTCTCCGCCAGGGGCTTAAGCATGTTAAGGCAGGGGTGACCGAGATCGAGCTGGTTGCCGAGCTGGAGTATCTGATGAAAAAGGTAGGCGCCTCCGGCCCCTCCTTCGACACTATGGTGCTCTCCGGCCCGAACACGGCGCTCCCGCACGGCGTACCGGGCAGCAGGGTCATCCAGCCGGGTGATTTCCTGATGTTCGACCTCGGCGTGTATGCCGCTGGTTATGCATCGGATATTACCCGCACCTTTGCTGTTGAAGAAGCTGACAGCAAGCTGACCGAAATCTACAACACTGTGCTGGCCGCCAATGCAGCCGGCCTCGCCGCTTCCAGAGCGGGCGCTACATTCGGCTCCGTTGACCGCGCAGCCCGCGAAGTCATCGAAGCTGCCGGATACGGTGAGTATTTCATGCACCGTGTAGGCCACGGCCTGGGAATGGACACCCATGAATATCCTTCCCTTCATGGCCTGAATGAGGATATTATTGAGAACGGGAACGTATTTACGGTTGAGCCGGGCATCTATGTTCCGAATCTGGCCGGCGTACGGATCGAAGATGATGTGCTCGTCACTCCGGAGGGTCCGCAGACCTTAACCTCTTTCCCGAAAGAGCTGACCATACTTCATTTGTAA
- a CDS encoding PQQ-dependent sugar dehydrogenase, producing MIRDRKYTRSALFRWTSLILLAGALTACSETGGVDGQLESEGPRLGAETPAGSRPSAVPAPAENSMNMNTEQPAEEAEAPPSSEQAKSAESFPYTAETLVSGLNVPWEIAFAPDGRIFITERPGTLRVIENGKLREAPLLELYAPFVSTGEGGLLGLALDPAFADNGYAYVYHSYREGDGIQNRVLRIIIDSSAAEIDKVLLDGIPGDTNHNGGRIKFGPDGYLYVTTGERYEPELAQDKESLGGKILRIAPDGSIPEDNPWPDSPVYSWGHRNAQGLSWQPGTGVLYSSEHGQSSHDEINIIEPGANYGWPLIEGGQAGEEGGISLKSPLLHSGDETWAPSGTAFITQGPWKGELLVASLAGEQLLWVSPSGSNGEPAATALFEEEWGRLRNVAEGPDGTLYVLTNNRDGRGDPGEGDDRLIALRPD from the coding sequence ATGATCCGTGATAGAAAATATACCCGTTCAGCACTATTCCGCTGGACCTCCCTGATCCTGCTGGCCGGAGCATTAACCGCCTGCTCTGAGACAGGCGGGGTGGATGGTCAGCTGGAAAGCGAAGGGCCGCGGTTGGGAGCAGAAACACCTGCTGGCAGCAGGCCGTCTGCTGTACCGGCTCCTGCAGAGAACAGCATGAATATGAATACAGAGCAGCCGGCTGAAGAAGCTGAAGCGCCGCCTTCATCAGAGCAGGCAAAATCCGCGGAGTCCTTTCCCTACACAGCCGAGACGCTGGTGAGCGGGCTGAATGTTCCGTGGGAGATAGCTTTTGCGCCGGATGGGCGGATATTTATTACCGAACGGCCCGGAACGCTGCGCGTCATTGAGAACGGCAAGCTGAGAGAAGCGCCGCTGCTGGAGCTGTATGCACCGTTTGTCAGCACGGGCGAGGGCGGACTGCTCGGGTTAGCGCTGGATCCGGCGTTTGCCGATAACGGATATGCCTATGTCTATCACTCTTACCGCGAGGGGGACGGTATACAAAACCGGGTGCTGCGGATCATTATAGACAGCAGTGCGGCGGAAATCGACAAGGTGCTGCTGGACGGCATACCGGGGGACACCAACCATAACGGAGGACGGATCAAATTCGGTCCGGACGGATATCTGTATGTTACAACCGGGGAACGTTATGAGCCGGAGCTGGCGCAGGATAAGGAGAGCCTAGGCGGTAAAATATTGCGGATTGCCCCGGACGGCTCCATCCCGGAGGATAACCCGTGGCCGGATTCACCTGTGTACAGCTGGGGTCACCGCAATGCGCAGGGACTCTCCTGGCAGCCTGGTACAGGCGTGCTGTACAGTTCTGAGCATGGCCAGTCCAGCCATGACGAGATCAACATTATTGAGCCCGGAGCCAATTACGGCTGGCCGCTCATTGAAGGCGGTCAAGCCGGCGAGGAAGGCGGCATCAGCCTGAAGAGCCCGCTGCTGCACAGCGGAGACGAGACCTGGGCGCCGTCAGGAACGGCCTTCATTACGCAGGGTCCCTGGAAAGGTGAACTGCTGGTTGCCAGTCTGGCAGGAGAGCAGCTGCTGTGGGTCTCACCTTCCGGCAGCAATGGTGAACCTGCTGCTACCGCCTTATTCGAAGAGGAATGGGGCAGGCTGCGCAATGTTGCCGAAGGACCGGACGGCACCCTGTATGTACTGACGAACAACCGGGATGGCCGGGGTGATCCGGGGGAAGGGGATGACCGGCTGATTGCACTGAGGCCGGATTGA
- a CDS encoding MBL fold metallo-hydrolase yields the protein MLNKSPKVIVLTVPMLSPVFGPTEIFPVLLKDADGLTLIDTGMFGQYEALVQAIRDAGEQLSDIKRIIITHQDIDHIGNLAVLARELPGVRLFVHPEDLPAGTASAPMIKMNPQRVSQMPEAFQEQFSRFLDELKELDMTELQDREQLPWGGGIEIIHTPGHTPGHICLYVPEQKLLLAADELRVVDGQLAGPAESATPDMPLALRSLRKLEGRQIQTVLCYHGGLYEGSPQALIDELAGSL from the coding sequence ATGCTGAATAAGTCACCAAAAGTTATCGTTCTGACCGTACCTATGCTCTCCCCGGTATTCGGCCCGACTGAGATTTTCCCGGTGCTGCTTAAGGATGCGGATGGTCTGACTCTGATCGACACCGGCATGTTCGGACAGTACGAAGCTCTCGTCCAGGCAATCCGTGATGCAGGCGAGCAGCTCTCTGATATCAAACGGATTATCATCACCCATCAGGATATCGATCATATCGGTAATCTGGCCGTACTGGCCCGTGAGCTGCCCGGTGTCCGGCTGTTTGTCCACCCGGAGGATCTGCCGGCTGGCACTGCAAGCGCACCGATGATCAAGATGAACCCGCAGCGGGTATCGCAAATGCCGGAAGCCTTTCAGGAACAGTTCAGCCGGTTTCTGGATGAGCTGAAAGAGCTGGACATGACGGAGCTGCAGGATAGAGAGCAGCTCCCCTGGGGCGGCGGAATCGAGATCATCCACACGCCCGGCCATACTCCGGGGCACATCTGTCTCTACGTGCCGGAGCAAAAGCTGCTGCTCGCTGCTGACGAACTGCGTGTAGTAGACGGCCAGCTCGCCGGACCTGCGGAATCAGCGACACCCGATATGCCGCTGGCACTCCGCAGTCTGCGCAAGCTTGAAGGCCGGCAGATTCAGACCGTCCTCTGTTATCACGGCGGACTGTACGAAGGCAGCCCGCAGGCGCTTATTGACGAACTGGCGGGATCGCTGTAA
- a CDS encoding SDR family oxidoreductase, with protein MKGKTVLVTGGNSGMGLATTIEMARRGAQVIMACRSRQRGEEALAEAKRQSGSPDIALMLCDLASFDSIRSFAEEFSSKYPVLDVLINNAGVVTIRRELTSDGYEMDFGVNHLGHFLLSNLLLDSLKSAEQGRIVVVASGAYKIGKLHLDDHTLSRGFNPAKAYARSKLANILFTRELAARLQHTAVTVNAVHPGAVGTSIGVNRETGFGRPLLKLLSYFFLTPEQGADTAIYLATAPELCGVTGQYYYRRAIQELSPRAADSAAAARLWEWSLEQTGLK; from the coding sequence ATGAAAGGGAAGACCGTGCTTGTCACCGGAGGCAACTCCGGAATGGGACTGGCGACGACGATTGAAATGGCCCGCAGAGGGGCACAGGTCATCATGGCCTGCCGCAGCCGGCAGCGCGGGGAAGAAGCGCTCGCTGAAGCTAAGCGGCAAAGCGGGTCTCCTGATATTGCGCTGATGCTCTGCGATCTGGCTTCCTTTGACAGCATCCGCAGCTTTGCGGAGGAATTTAGCTCTAAGTATCCTGTGCTCGATGTGCTGATTAATAACGCCGGCGTTGTCACGATCCGCAGGGAGCTTACCTCTGACGGATACGAGATGGATTTCGGCGTAAATCATCTGGGACATTTTCTGCTCAGCAATCTGCTGCTGGATTCCTTGAAATCAGCTGAACAGGGACGGATTGTAGTGGTTGCTTCCGGTGCCTACAAGATCGGAAAGCTGCATCTGGATGACCATACGCTGTCCCGGGGCTTCAATCCGGCCAAGGCTTATGCCCGGTCCAAGCTGGCCAATATCCTGTTCACCAGGGAGCTGGCCGCCCGGCTGCAGCATACCGCAGTCACAGTGAATGCTGTTCATCCGGGGGCGGTGGGGACAAGCATTGGCGTCAACCGGGAGACAGGCTTTGGCCGTCCGCTGCTGAAGCTGCTGTCGTATTTCTTCCTCACGCCTGAACAGGGTGCGGATACGGCCATCTACCTGGCAACTGCTCCTGAGCTGTGCGGTGTGACAGGCCAATATTATTACCGCCGTGCCATCCAGGAGCTGTCGCCAAGAGCTGCGGACAGTGCAGCAGCTGCGCGCCTGTGGGAATGGAGCCTGGAGCAGACAGGGCTTAAATAA
- a CDS encoding GNAT family N-acetyltransferase — protein MAWQNYSIEDASIEDLGAIVDIYNSTVAGRVVTADLEPVTVEDRLKWFHEHNSHHRPLWVLRQDGEIAAWFSFQSFYGRPAYNGTAEISVYVNEKFRGTGAGSLLLTKALEECPRLGLQNLVGFVFGHNGPSLALLRKFGFEQWGLLPGVAELDGILRDLVIIGRKL, from the coding sequence ATGGCTTGGCAAAATTACAGCATTGAAGATGCATCGATTGAGGATTTGGGAGCTATTGTAGATATTTATAACTCGACGGTAGCCGGGCGGGTCGTTACGGCCGACCTGGAGCCGGTGACCGTGGAGGACCGGCTGAAATGGTTCCATGAGCATAACAGCCATCATCGCCCGCTGTGGGTACTGAGACAGGACGGGGAGATTGCTGCCTGGTTCAGCTTCCAGTCCTTCTATGGCCGTCCGGCCTATAACGGCACTGCCGAGATCAGCGTATATGTAAACGAGAAATTCCGCGGTACGGGTGCCGGAAGCCTCCTGCTGACCAAAGCGCTGGAGGAATGTCCGCGCCTTGGCCTCCAGAACCTGGTCGGCTTTGTATTCGGCCATAACGGCCCAAGCCTTGCCCTGCTGCGCAAATTTGGCTTTGAGCAGTGGGGGCTGCTGCCCGGTGTTGCCGAGCTGGACGGCATTCTGCGGGATCTGGTCATTATCGGCCGCAAGCTGTAA
- a CDS encoding helix-turn-helix domain-containing protein, producing MKSTDLCPRLQKSMDIIGRRWTGLIIFQLLQGPQRFSTIEASLPVSGRLLSERLKELEQEGIVLREVFPETPVRIQYSLTDKGRALEPVIRDLEQWSEAWISADSCQSEQSPSQ from the coding sequence ATGAAATCTACAGATTTGTGTCCACGGTTACAAAAAAGCATGGATATTATCGGCAGACGCTGGACGGGCTTAATCATCTTCCAGCTGCTCCAGGGCCCCCAGCGCTTCAGCACGATTGAAGCGTCACTGCCGGTCAGCGGCAGGCTCCTGTCGGAACGGCTCAAGGAGCTGGAACAGGAAGGCATTGTCCTGCGCGAGGTATTTCCCGAGACACCTGTAAGAATACAATATTCCCTGACAGATAAAGGCCGTGCCCTGGAACCGGTCATCCGCGATCTGGAGCAGTGGTCGGAAGCATGGATCAGTGCGGACAGCTGCCAAAGCGAACAATCTCCTTCGCAGTAG
- a CDS encoding YqkE family protein translates to MAKKKKVTHSPRPAAGDAPATLKDLLSSDVLDKLKAQSDALKAEENDKKEAARKAAEDQRKAEQKRLENDFAHLLENSNQDWHKFK, encoded by the coding sequence ATGGCCAAGAAAAAGAAAGTAACCCATTCCCCGCGGCCTGCCGCGGGCGATGCGCCTGCTACACTGAAGGATCTGCTGAGCAGTGATGTCCTGGATAAGCTGAAGGCACAGTCCGATGCGCTTAAGGCAGAGGAAAATGACAAGAAAGAGGCGGCCCGCAAAGCGGCGGAGGATCAGCGCAAGGCCGAGCAGAAACGGCTGGAGAACGATTTCGCCCACCTGCTGGAGAACAGCAATCAGGACTGGCACAAATTCAAATAA